The proteins below are encoded in one region of Huiozyma naganishii CBS 8797 chromosome 7, complete genome:
- the BRR2 gene encoding ATP-dependent RNA helicase BRR2 (similar to Saccharomyces cerevisiae BRR2 (YER172C); ancestral locus Anc_8.238), producing the protein MSGRNASSHGDDDDGAREKRIKEIYRYDEMSNKVLRSDKRFQSNQTDPLKDAEMSVPKSLAGRITVKEMGSQVRPESMEDTQIPTEPVVEPERPAPKSSSKRDKQTKHLNDTRNLSVLEMDDWQRLRYHPGDETNTIIYEDILDKMRSIFGDDIPHTIIMNTADIVITSLKSDPKDETVVYKKREQLGKELGVQLDLEQFSEIYKLVNKITDFNKDNSNDESQNEKVVTILADSDNEDEMAESNTLRDEMEKEEEEEEEDEQSDLNDDAAVKESKQSKKSSDLLQNNDDLITIDGSILSARVPPIYLIDRSYVQQKLSRNIRSVSQDDESIQEICDRIILNLLDTENNLDEFEVQMNKLLDFDDLSLSQFFVTNRLKLLWGIKLSNCPSDKIPQLLNEMRRKDLEDLVQEYEDKEMTRNKKRFLDEPESPTSAVDHKRSKNDAHVSIVPPLLDLESLKFAQGSKLLTVSKVELPEGSFKKVKDLYDEIHVPAPKKPVIDYNLVPVSDLPNWAQGAFPNNETETLNAVQSKVYPCAFESDHNLLLCAPTGAGKTNVAMLTVLRTLSKFFNKTTNKLNLRDCKIVYIAPLKALVQEQVREFNRRLGYLGVKVAELTGDSRLNKQEIVQTHILVSTPEKWDIITRKMDESSYAQQVSLIIIDEVHLLHDARGPVLENIVARTMFSRDSDVKPRLVALSATLPNYKDVARFLRVPAEGLFNFDASFRPCPLTQQFIGIREQNSLKKLTAMYEACYDKVLESLKDHNQVIIFVHSRKETSRTASWLKNKFTETSKLSLLRNQEEGSKEILTTESENIQNSSLKKVLESGIGIHHAGLSKQDRSTSEDLFADGLLRVLVCTATLAWGVNLPAHTVIIKGTDVYSPEKGGWDHLSAQDILQMLGRAGRPRYDTFGDGIVITNQSDIQYYLAVLNQQLPIESQLISSLVDSMNAEIVSGNIQSRDDGTRWLTYTFLYVRMLVSPKLYKVGEVECENEVDLISYRRALIHSALTVLATIQLILYNPETGKVEPTELGRISSHFYIKHSSMNIYNGELNEHSNIMDLFRIFSLSDEFKYISIRQEEKRELKELATKAPIPLKDEMDDPLTKTNVLLQAYISNITFDGLALNADMIFIQQSAGRLFRAMFELCRKKQWSQPTKTLLNICKSVDWRMWVTNTPFRQFSSCPLEVIKRTETSTLPWDDYLILQSPAEVGRTIRTEKHGKLVYDLLQRFPKIKLKCMVQPITPSVLMFELEIKPQWIWDKRFHGYGESFIILVEDTDGKDILYQSPLLIREEDMGEHLLLDFSIQLTRTHQKKLPPNFFISVISEKWHRCESRVAAVFGKLQLPKKFPAQSRVESSDLINTQQLENDEFAEAFKYEKFNKIQSTVFNHLYNSNSNILVAAAKGSGKTDMALLAILNLWRQNKGRALYIAPSQAHIDSTLKKWASELSTMAGGKIIDKLGSEMARNLKKISQSHLILATPEQMGPVSYKWQQRKSVQKIGLVIFDDMHEISNAGSGPLYEGLISRFMLMISQLETDTRIVGLSSCLTNARDFGEWMGAASDNIFNFSPEDRISPIGIHLQGFDNADNNPFTQSMLKTAFRYAANKSNEEGTIIYTASKKQSIDAVSSLIKYAVSISWDLLGAEEEQVEQYAQKLNDASLRYPLSHGIGILYSNMSKNDNKLIQQLYKYNAITFLLVEKEMKDNCPKSDMLIVLGTQYFDLKEHRYVSYSSNEILEMIGNTKGNGNSSMCQAVVLTNTNRKPYYRKFLSEAVPTESFLLHNLHDIFMNEIANSVVESKQDCLEWITYSYFYRRIHANPSFYGVSDITVYGISAYLTEMIESVVKELLECDLIQKNDQEPPKNEDSDTENDVDSKLIPLNRCFIGSHYGISFDTMQLFALELSGKSSLRDILQVIANASELDSIPFRDEDYSKLSKLKAILPLRYSEEKGKGVVSYKIFVLLQAYFSRVHLPYELSLDLKLILERSIPLVNAVVDILSSDGYLNASTAMDISQMVVQGVWDIDSPLKQIPFFDNEILKKCKEQGVETVYDVMALDDEERESIIQLENKRLATLAQFINNYPNVELTWKMKSIEEVKAGQPVLVTVSLKRDEVPETLKVTSEVYPFEKKKVGGFLLVT; encoded by the coding sequence ATGAGTGGGAGGAATGCAAGCTCGCATggtgacgatgatgatggtgcAAGGGAGAAGCGAATTAAAGAGATATATCGTTACGATGAGATGTCGAATAAAGTTTTACGCAGTGATAAACGGTTTCAAAGTAACCAAACCGACCCACTCAAGGATGCTGAGATGTCCGTACCGAAATCTCTAGCAGGACGAATTACGGTGAAAGAAATGGGGTCGCAGGTTAGGCCAGAATCCATGGAGGACACACAGATACCGACGGAACCCGTTGTGGAGCCGGAAAGACCCGCTCCGAAGTCCAGTTCGAAAAGAGATAAACAGACTAAGCATTTGAATGATACTCGGAACCTTTCTGTCTTAGAGATGGATGACTGGCAGCGTTTGCGATACCACCCGGGTGATGAAACAAATACTATAATCTACGAGGACATCCTCGATAAGATGCGATCTATTTTCGGGGACGATATCCCACACACTATCATCATGAACACTGCAGACATTGTCATAACATCCTTGAAATCAGATCCAAAAGATGAGACCGTTGTgtacaaaaaaagagagcagTTAGGGAAGGAGCTGGGTGTTCAATTAGATCTCGAACAGTTCAGCGAAATCTATAAATTGGTTAACAAAATAACCGATTTTAATAAAGACAATTCTAATGATGAATCTCAAAATGAAAAGGTGGTCACAATTCTAGCAGATAGTGACAATGAGGATGAAATGGCAGAGAGCAATACGTTAAGAGATGAGatggagaaggaggaagaggaggaggaggaagacgaaCAGTCGGACTTAAACGATGATGCTGCAGTCAAAGAAAGCAAGCAAAGCAAAAAATCCTCAGACCTCTTGCAAAATAATGACGATTTGATTACGATTGATGGCAGCATACTTTCAGCTAGAGTTCCTCCGATTTATCTCATCGATAGGTCATATGTCCAGCAAAAACTATCGCGCAATATCCGCAGTGTTAGTCAAGATGATGAGTCAATTCAAGAGATATGCGACCGAATTATTCTAAACTTGCTTGATACGGAGAACAATCTTGACGAATTTGAAGTTCAAATGAACAAACTACTAGATTTTGATGATTTATCACTCTCCCAATTTTTTGTAACAAACAGGTTAAAATTGCTTTGGGGCATAAAATTATCAAACTGTCCCTCAGATAAGATACCACAACTGCTCAATGAaatgagaagaaaagatttggaagatCTTGTACAAGAATATGAAGACAAAGAGATGACGCGGAATAAGAAAAGGTTTTTAGATGAACCGGAAAGTCCAACTTCTGCAGTTGATCACAAGAGGAGTAAAAACGACGCCCATGTGTCTATAGTACCCCCTCTATTAGATCTCGAGTCTTTGAAGTTTGCACAAGGATCAAAGCTTCtaactgtttcaaaagtaGAGCTACCTGAAggttccttcaaaaaggTGAAGGATTTATATGATGAAATTCATGTCCCAGCTCCCAAAAAACCGGTGATAGACTATAATTTAGTACCCGTGTCGGATCTGCCGAACTGGGCACAAGGAGCCTTCCCCAATAATGAAACTGAAACGCTAAATGCCGTACAGTCCAAAGTTTATCCATGTGCCTTTGAGTCGGACCATAACCTTTTGCTTTGTGCTCCTACAGGTGCGGGTAAAACCAATGTTGCAATGCTTACAGTCCTTCGAACTTTATCAAAATTCTTCAATAAGACCACAAATAAGCTAAATTTACGGGACTGTAAAATCGTCTATATTGCGCCCTTAAAAGCGTTGGTACAGGAGCAGGTCAGAGAGTTTAATAGAAGACTAGGTTATTTAGGGGTCAAGGTGGCTGAGTTGACGGGGGACTCCAGACTCAATAAACAGGAAATAGTACAAACACATATTCTGGTTTCCACACCTGAGAAATGGGACATCATTACCAGAAAAATGGACGAATCATCTTACGCTCAACAGGTCAGCTTAATCATTATCGATGAAGTTCATCTACTACATGACGCAAGAGGGCCCGTACTAGAAAATATCGTGGCACGAACGATGTTTTCCAGAGACTCTGATGTTAAGCCGAGGTTGGTAGCACTGTCTGCCACATTACCAAATTATAAAGATGTGGCTAGGTTTTTGAGGGTACCCGCAGAAGGTCTGTTTAATTTCGATGCCTCCTTTAGACCATGCCCTCTTACACAACAGTTTATCGGAATTCGTGAACAAAACTCCCTGAAAAAACTGACGGCTATGTACGAGGCGTGCTACGACAAGGTACTAGAATCGCTGAAAGATCACAACCAAGTTATCATTTTTGTACATTCACGGAAAGAGACATCTAGAACTGCATCTTGGCTTAAGAACAAGTTCACTGAGACGAGTAAACTTTCATTGCTGAGAaaccaagaagaagggtCTAAAGAAATTTTGACCACTGAGTctgaaaatatccaaaaCTCAAGCTTGAAAAAGGTACTTGAATCTGGAATTGGGATCCACCATGCTGGTCTTTCGAAGCAAGACAGATCTACTTCTGAAGACTTATTTGCCGATGGGCTACTGCGAGTACTGGTATGTACCGCAACATTGGCATGGGGGGTGAATTTACCAGCACACACTGTTATCATTAAAGGCACAGATGTGTATTCCCCTGAGAAAGGTGGATGGGACCACTTATCTGCACAGGATATATTGCAGATGCTCGGTCGTGCTGGTAGGCCTAGATATGATACATTTGGAGATGGTATCGTTATTACAAACCAGTCGGATATCCAATACTACCTTGCGGTTTTGAACCAACAGCTACCAATAGAATCTCAGTTGATCAGCTCACTGGTAGATAGTATGAACGCCGAAATTGTTTCTGGCAATATTCAAAGTAGAGACGATGGTACAAGGTGGTTGACGTATACATTTCTTTATGTGAGAATGCTGGTATCTCCAAAATTGTACAAGGTTGGGGAGGTTGAATGTGAGAATGAGGTTGATCTCATATCATACAGAAGAGCACTTATCCATTCTGCGCTAACCGTGCTTGCCACGATTCAGCTCATTTTGTATAATCCAGAAACTGGTAAAGTTGAGCCCACCGAGCTTGGTCGTATTTCTTCACACTTCTACATCAAACACTCTTCAATGAACATTTACAACGGGGAACTGAATGAGCACAGTAATATTATGGACCTGTTTAGGATATTTTCCCTTTCTGATGAGTTCAAGTACATTTCCATTCGtcaggaagaaaaaagggaaTTAAAGGAGTTAGCAACCAAGGCACCGATTCCTCTCAAAGATGAGATGGATGATCCATTGACCAAGACCAATGTTCTATTACAGGCTTATATTTCCAACATTACCTTCGATGGACTAGCACTCAACGCTGACATGATATTCATTCAGCAAAGTGCTGGGAGATTATTTAGAGCAATGTTTGAACTCTGCCGGAAAAAACAATGGTCCCAGCCTACAAAAACTCTACTAAATATATGCAAATCAGTTGATTGGCGAATGTGGGTAACAAACACGCCGTTTCGTCAGTTTTCTAGTTGTCCACTAGAAGTGATCAAAAGGACAGAAACTTCAACACTACCCTGGGATGATTATCTAATCCTCCAATCACCAGCTGAAGTCGGTCGTACAATTAGAACCGAAAAGCATGGTAAACTAGTATACGATCTTTTGCAACGATTTCCCAAAATAAAGTTAAAGTGTATGGTACAACCAATCACACCAAGTGTTTTGATGTTTGAACTGGAGATTAAACCACAGTGGATCTGGGATAAAAGGTTTCATGGGTACGGCGAATCGTTTATTATACTGGTCGAAGACACAGACGGCAAAGATATCCTCTACCAAAGTCCTTTGCTCATTCGTGAAGAGGACATGGGAGAGCATCTCTTGCTAGACTTTTCTATTCAACTTACGCGAACACACCAGAAGAAACTTCCTCCCAACTTTTTTATATCTGTGATATCTGAAAAATGGCATCGTTGTGAGTCGAGAGTTGCTGCcgtctttggaaaattGCAACTTCCAAAGAAATTCCCAGCTCAATCCCGAGTTGAAAGTTCTGATCTGATCAATACACAACAACTCGAGAACGATGAGTTTGCTGAAGCCTTCAAATATGAAAAGTTCAATAAAATCCAGAGTACTGTCTTCAATCATCTGTACAACTCAAACTCCAACATACTGGTTGCTGCAGCAAAGGGTTCTGGTAAAACCGACATGGCTCTGTTAGCAATTCTTAACCTTTGGAGACAGAATAAAGGAAGAGCCTTGTACATTGCACCATCACAAGCGCATATTGATAGTACCTTGAAAAAGTGGGCCTCTGAACTATCTACAATGGCTGGTGGTAAAATTATAGACAAGCTGGGTTCTGAAATGGCAAGAAACCTTAAGAAAATAAGCCAGAGTCATTTAATTCTGGCGACACCAGAACAAATGGGTCCAGTTTCCTACAAGTGGCAGCAAAGAAAGAGCGTCCAGAAAATAGGACTAGTCATTTTTGATGACATGCATGAAATCAGCAACGCGGGATCTGGGCCATTATACGAAGGTTTGATATCACGTTTTATGTTGATGATCTCCCAATTGGAAACTGATACACGTATAGTTGGACTGTCTTCATGTCTAACAAATGCGCGAGATTTTGGAGAATGGATGGGTGCAGCCAGCGACaacattttcaattttAGTCCAGAGGATAGAATATCACCAATTGGAATACATCTGCAAGGATTTGATAATGCCGACAATAACCCTTTTACGCAGTCTATGTTGAAGACCGCTTTCAGATATGCGGCGAATAAGTCAAACGAGGAGGGTACCATCATCTATACTGCATCGAAAAAGCAATCAATTGAtgcagtttcttctttgatcaaATATGCTGTCAGTATTTCTTGGGATCTTTTAGGggctgaagaagaacaagtaGAGCAATATGCCCAAAAGTTGAATGACGCATCTTTAAGATATCCACTTTCTCATGGTATTGGTATACTCTACAGTAACATGAGCAAAAATGACAATAAACTTATTCAACAACTGTACAAATACAATGCCATTACCTTTTTACTAGTCGAGAAAGAAATGAAGGACAACTGTCCCAAATCAGATATGCTCATCGTACTAGGTACCCAATATTTTGACTTAAAAGAGCATAGATATGTTTCATACTCTTCGAATGAAATTCTAGAAATGATTGGAAATACAAAGGGAAATGGGAACTCTTCTATGTGTCAGGCCGTTGTTTTGACCAATACAAATAGAAAACCGTACTATAGAAAGTTCTTATCTGAGGCCGTCCCAACGGAAAGTTTTCTGTTGCATAATTTGCACGACATTTTCATGAACGAAATCGCCAACTCTGTCGTTGAGAGCAAACAAGATTGCCTCGAATGGATTACCTATTCATATTTCTATCGCAGAATTCACGCCAACCCCAGTTTCTATGGTGTATCTGATATTACTGTATATGGTATCTCAGCGTACCTCACTGAAATGATAGAAAGTGTGGTTAAGGAACTTCTGGAATGTGACttgattcaaaaaaatgaccAGGAGCCACCCAAGAACGAAGATTCGGACACCGAGAATGATGTTGACAGCAAGTTAATCCCATTAAATCGGTGTTTTATTGGGTCGCATTACGGTATCTCATTCGACACAATGCAACTATTTGCTTTAGAATTGAGTGGAAAGTCATCCCTTCGAGACATTTTACAGGTAATCGCGAACGCATCTGAACTTGATTCAATACCGTTCAGAGACGAAGATTACAGTAAACTTTCGAAACTAAAAGCAATTTTGCCATTGCGCTATTcggaagaaaaaggaaaaggtGTTGTGTCCTACAAAATATTTGTACTTTTACAGGCCTACTTTTCAAGAGTACACTTGCCGTATGAACTATCTCTGGATTTGAAATTAATACTGGAAAGATCAATTCCGCTTGTGAATGCAGTTGTTGACATACTCTCAAGCGATGGTTATTTGAATGCATCAACTGCAATGGACATTTCACAGATGGTAGTACAAGGAGTATGGGATATTGACAGTCCATTGAAGCAGATACCATTTTTTGATAATGAGATCCTAAAAAAATGTAAGGAACAAGGTgttgaaacagtttatGATGTCATGGCTCTAGATGATGAAGAGCGCGAATCAATTATCCaactggaaaataaaagaCTGGCAACTTTAGCGCAGTTTATTAACAACTATCCAAATGTTGAGCTCACttggaaaatgaaaagCATTGAAGAAGTCAAGGCGGGCCAGCCTGTCTTGGTGACCGTATCCCTGAAGCGAGATGAGGTACCAGAAACCTTAAAGGTCACATCCGAGGTGTACCCTTTcgagaaaaagaaagttgGTGGATTTTTATTGGTAACGTAG
- the RAD24 gene encoding Rad24p (similar to Saccharomyces cerevisiae RAD24 (YER173W); ancestral locus Anc_8.239), with protein MPRASLNFEPLLSHSASFKESQAKVWEGSRSPSPRKAQSQPAPFDTDKDGSNLKESGLPWYEKHAPLVMSDVAIHQRKLKDVETVLQDMLSSGCEGTRLLLLTGPSGSSKSTIAKVLANRLVRNERELLCAATKSEFALNKRAIVEYENSLSLTDLGQMSQFKEFLKSCKYCVGPSNLSVILVEDLPNVFHAETRRLFQRAIEEWLYSPDTRLPPLVICLTECEIETDSNAMNQQNFSVDTSFTAQTVFTSHILNHPRLKQIKFNPINKTLMRRTLGNICMRERDTLQRNGKWAYRNKYIGKLAEEMGDLRAAIATLEFWCGTKSNRIDLIPKKKSVSYFHAIGKVIHGSQDTVDDEVMVTELIDTTRGTVSNDTFKLGLLENYSSHNSGELSLRSALDISNALSLSDCMRSTPESLEYSIRKVRGTLRRARDTGRRHSTLTFPREWKYVRNMKLFRIESDDYINVSFYKYGRPVLYKDIVAELGYYGPLIRKQQSYKKKSMMCYVDSLPPTQRDAVLLKSKSICQVDDAVDVTGRLGGDIRVVGAEAKTEYEMSSVDDHELSLERSVAKLMMAKQGKLRRLTSGRASESPDTAEGAGSQGADAGDGDGDEVRNDVLVDSDEEIADKSLSNAGVIEGDDDEDDSLLEMLSKQKGSSMAHPSVGPQPRDDVKKDLPTSRDISALFSDSDLEELADKGIL; from the coding sequence ATGCCGCGGGCCAGTTTGAACTTTGAACCTTTACTATCTCACAGTGCTAGTTTCAAAGAGTCGCAAGCCAAAGTTTGGGAAGGTTCAAGATCACCGTCGCCGAGGAAGGCTCAGTCGCAACCAGCACCGTTTGATACAGACAAGGATGGGAGCAATCTTAAAGAGTCGGGCTTGCCCTGGTACGAAAAACATGCGCCATTGGTGATGAGTGACGTTGCGATTCATCAAAGGAAACTGAAGGATGTGGAGACTGTTTTGCAAGATATGCTGTCGAGTGGTTGTGAGGGTACGAGGTTGCTGTTATTGACGGGTCCGAGTGGCAGTTCCAAGAGTACCATTGCCAAAGTACTCGCTAACAGGCTAGTGCGGAACGAACGGGAACTGTTGTGTGCCGCTACGAAGTCTGAATTTGCCTTGAATAAACGGGCCATTGTAGAGTATGAGAACAGTTTATCTCTGACGGATCTTGGTCAAATGAGTcagttcaaagaatttttgaagagttGCAAGTACTGTGTGGGGCCTTCCAATCTATCCGTTATTCTCGTCGAAGATCTCCCGAACGTGTTCCATGCGGAGACGAGACGCCTGTTTCAAAGGGCCATTGAGGAATGGTTGTACTCTCCGGATACGAGACTGCCACCATTGGTTATATGTCTCACAGAGTGTGAAATTGAAACCGATTCGAACGCGATGAACCAGCAGAACTTCAGTGTCGACACCTCTTTCACTGCACAGACTGTCTTTACAAGTCACATTCTAAACCACCCTCGtttgaaacagatcaaGTTCAACCCGATCAATAAGACGTTGATGAGAAGGACGTTGGGTAATATCTGTATGAGGGAGAGGGATACGCTGCAGAGGAATGGTAAGTGGGCTTACCGAAATAAGTACATTGGTAAACTGGCAGAGGAGATGGGTGATCTAAGAGCTGCTATTGCGACATTGGAGTTTTGGTGTGGTACCAAGAGTAACCGGATAGACCTTATaccgaagaagaagtctgTTTCGTACTTCCATGCAATTGGGAAGGTTATACACGGCTCGCAGGATACGGTGGACGACGAAGTGATGGTCACTGAGCTGATCGACACGACTCGAGGTACTGTATCGAACGATACTTTTAAGCTTGGACTTCTGGAGAACTATTCTTCGCACAACAGTGGTGAACTGAGTCTGCGATCGGCGCTGGACATTTCAAATGCACTCAGTCTGAGCGACTGCATGAGAAGTACACCGGAATCGCTCGAGTATAGTATACGGAAAGTGAGAGGTACGTTGAGGCGTGCACGCGATACAGGGAGACGTCATTCTACACTGACTTTCCCACGAGAGTGGAAGTACGTTCGAAACATGAAGTTGTTCCGGATTGAGAGCGATGATTACATAAACGTTTCGTTTTACAAGTACGGCCGGCCCGTGCTGTACAAGGACATCGTTGCCGAACTTGGGTACTATGGACCTCTCATCCGCAAGCAGCAAAGttacaagaagaaatcgatGATGTGTTACGTGGACAGTTTACCACCAACTCAGCGCGATGCGGTCCTGCTTAAGAGTAAGAGCATCTGTCAAGTTGACGATGCGGTTGATGTGACCGGTCGATTAGGCGGGGACATCAGGGTGGTAGGTGCTGAGGCGAAGACTGAGTACGAGATGAGTTCTGTCGACGACCACGAGTTATCGCTGGAGAGGAGTGTTGCCAAACTGATGATGGCAAAGCAGGGAAAATTGAGGCGACTCACCTCTGGCCGAGCTTCCGAGTCCCCAGATACCGCTGAGGGGGCCGGTTCACAAGGTGCTGACGCTGGCGATGGCGATGGCGATGAGGTGAGGAACGATGTGTTGGTGGACAGTGATGAAGAGATCGCCGACAAAAGTTTGTCGAACGCCGGGGTTATTGAGGGagatgacgatgaggacgactCGTTGTTGGAGATGTTATCCAAACAAAAGGGTTCCAGCATGGCACACCCCAGTGTGGGTCCCCAACCCCGAGACGATGTCAAGAAAGATTTGCCCACTTCGCGCGATATTTCTGCCCTGTTTTCGGACTCAGATCTAGAGGAGCTTGCCGACAAGGGGATCCTGTGA
- the GRX4 gene encoding monothiol glutaredoxin GRX4 (similar to Saccharomyces cerevisiae GRX3 (YDR098C) and GRX4 (YER174C); ancestral locus Anc_8.240), with protein sequence MSLIHVDSRKQLEQIVTALHKGNKHWLVVLYFHTPSDRRCSPVDRIFQDANAKYNDDNMLFLFIDTETHENSGIVDLFHVEQVPYCVILRDGYILQKLAYADLQAFLVTLDECAPIIYNLHADDNRTEQQEHQQKQVGDSENQLGIERLVNAAPVMLFIKGTPSKPKCRFSKQAVELVRASGVRFGFFDVLRNATVRDLVKEHADWPTIPIVYVNGEFQGGLDILRENLAEDPQYFQKRI encoded by the coding sequence ATGTCACTAATACACGTAGACAGTAGGAAACAGCTGGAACAGATCGTTACCGCTCTACACAAGGGGAACAAACACTGGCTGGTCGTTCTGTACTTCCACACACCTTCCGATAGAAGATGCTCCCCAGTGGACAGGATATTCCAGGACGCAAACGCCAAATACAACGACGATAACATGCTCTTCCTGTTCATAGACACAGAGACGCATGAAAACAGCGGGATTGTCGACCTGTTCCACGTGGAACAGGTGCCCTACTGCGTCATACTCAGAGACGGGTACATCCTGCAGAAACTCGCCTATGCGGACTTGCAAGCGTTTCTCGTGACACTCGACGAGTGTGCTCCGATCATATACAACCTACACGCGGACGACAACAGAACTGAACAGCAAGAGCACCAGCAAAAACAGGTCGGAGACTCAGAGAATCAACTGGGTATCGAACGACTCGTGAACGCGGCACCCGTAATGTTGTTCATTAAGGGCACCCCTTCGAAACCAAAGTGTAGGTTCTCGAAACAGGCGGTCGAGCTCGTCCGTGCCAGTGGCGTCCGGTTCGGGTTCTTTGACGTGCTAAGGAACGCCACAGTCAGGGATCTCGTCAAGGAACACGCGGACTGGCCCACTATCCCAATCGTGTACGTCAATGGCGAGTTCCAGGGAGGGCTCGATATACTAAGGGAAAACCTCGCAGAGGACCCGCAGTACTTCCAGAAAAGAATATGA
- the TMT1 gene encoding trans-aconitate 3-methyltransferase (similar to Saccharomyces cerevisiae TMT1 (YER175C); ancestral locus Anc_8.241), whose translation MSTFSAKDFDTHRYEACRPSYPPQFYDTLISYHEDGEESRREARRGGGGGTPPGCVLDIGCGPGTATFELAHRVPGCTRVVGCDVSRVMVEQAESRLAQVPQERPVVEFRVCSYDQIEQNHEYDLVTAVECAHWFDFNKFQESVAGALTTGGTVAVWGYADQLITGYPDLDELYLDFAYGDDHLGPYWQQPGRSLLRTLLKGCEFRKDLFRDVQEVYSHATDTQGALSITKRCILREYGEYLRTFSAYHSWKADVANKDKTDVCDEFLHAIMQRHPGMELDSEVHLVWNTFYKFARRV comes from the coding sequence ATGTCCACCTTCTCGGCAAAAGACTTCGATACGCACAGGTACGAGGCGTGTAGACCCTCTTACCCCCCCCAGTTCTACGATACACTCATTTCGTACCATGAAGACGGGGAAGAGTCACGTCGTGAGGCAAGGCGAGGTGGCGGTGGAGGCACCCCCCCAGGGTGTGTTCTCGATATTGGGTGTGGTCCAGGGACTGCGACTTTTGAATTGGCTCACAGGGTGCCTGGTTGTACTAGAGTAGTTGGGTGCGATGTCTCACGTGTGATGGTGGAGCAGGCAGAGTCGAGGTTGGCACAGGTGCCACAAGAACGTCCCGTTGTCGAGTTCCGCGTCTGTTCGTACGACCAGATTGAACAGAATCATGAGTACGATCTGGTGACTGCTGTAGAGTGTGCTCACTGGTTTgatttcaacaagtttCAAGAGAGTGTCGCAGGGGCACTCACCACTGGTGGGACAGTCGCTGTTTGGGGGTACGCGGATCAGTTGATCACGGGGTACCCTGACCTGGATGAGTTGTACTTGGATTTTGCATACGGTGATGATCATTTGGGTCCCTACTGGCAACAACCGGGGAGATCTCTACTAAGAACACTTTTGAAAGGGTGTGAGTTTAGAAAGGACTTGTTCAGGGATGTCCAAGAGGTTTACTCCCATGCAACAGACACCCAGGGTGCCCTGTCCATCACGAAACGGTGCATTCTGCGGGAGTACGGAGAGTACCTACGTACATTCAGCGCGTACCACTCATGGAAGGCAGACGTAGCAAACAAAGACAAAACAGACGTATGCGATGAGTTTCTACACGCGATCATGCAGAGACACCCAGGAATGGAACTAGATAGTGAGGTACACCTAGTATGGAACACGTTCTACAAGTTTGCAAGAAGGGTGTGA